From a single Streptomyces sp. NBC_00377 genomic region:
- a CDS encoding Lrp/AsnC family transcriptional regulator, whose protein sequence is MEELDRQIVQLLVKDGRMSYTDLGKATGLSTSAVHQRVRRLEQRGVIRGYAAVVDPEAIGLPLTAFISVKPFDPSAPDDIAERLAGIPEIEACHSVAGDENYILKVRVATPHELEELLGRLRALAGVSTRTTVVLSTPYEARPPRI, encoded by the coding sequence ATGGAGGAGCTGGACCGGCAGATCGTGCAGCTGCTCGTCAAGGACGGGCGGATGAGTTACACCGACCTGGGCAAGGCCACGGGCCTGTCCACGTCGGCCGTGCATCAACGGGTGCGGCGGCTGGAACAGCGCGGCGTCATCCGCGGATACGCGGCCGTCGTCGACCCGGAGGCGATCGGGCTGCCCCTGACCGCCTTCATCTCGGTGAAACCGTTCGATCCCAGCGCCCCCGACGACATCGCCGAGCGGCTGGCCGGCATCCCGGAGATCGAGGCCTGCCACAGCGTGGCCGGTGACGAGAACTACATCCTCAAGGTGCGCGTGGCCACCCCGCACGAGCTGGAGGAGCTGCTCGGGCGGCTCCGGGCACTCGCCGGGGTGTCGACGCGCACCACGGTCGTCCTGTCCACCCCGTACGAGGCCCGGCCGCCACGGATCTGA
- a CDS encoding amidohydrolase, giving the protein MSEHAPLPKTVLLRRGEVHSPADPFATAMVVERGQVAWVGSEGAADAFADGVDEVVDLDGALVTPAFTDAHVHTTSTGLALTGLDLSPASSLEAALARVRAFAAARPQDTVLLGHGWDASRWPEGRPPRRDELDEATGGRPLYLSRIDVHSAVVTTALLERAPGARTEAGFAQDGPLTRGAHHRVRSAAFAAVTPAQRAEAQRTALAHAASLGIGSLHECGGPDISSEDDFTDLLRLAAAEPGPRVVGYWAEQDVDKARQLGAIGAAGDLFVDGALGSHTACLHGPYDDADHTGTAYLEAAEVAAHVVACTEAGLQAGFHAIGDAAVTAVVDGMRAAADKVGLARVRAARHRVEHAEMLTPETIAAFAELGLTASVQPAFDALWGGDEGMYAQRLGVERARTLNPFAALLRAGVPLAFGSDSPVTPLDPWGTVRAAAFHRTPAHRVSARAAFTAHTRGGWRAIGRDDAGVLVPGAPADYAVWRTDELVVQAPDDRVARWSTDPRSGTPGLPDLTPGGELPLCLRTVVDGRTVFLRPSE; this is encoded by the coding sequence ATGAGTGAGCACGCCCCCCTGCCGAAGACCGTCCTGCTCCGCCGAGGAGAGGTCCACAGCCCCGCCGACCCGTTCGCGACCGCGATGGTCGTCGAGCGCGGCCAGGTCGCCTGGGTCGGCTCCGAGGGCGCCGCCGACGCCTTCGCGGACGGCGTCGACGAGGTGGTCGACCTGGACGGAGCCCTCGTCACCCCGGCATTCACCGACGCCCATGTGCACACCACGTCCACCGGCCTCGCGCTCACCGGCCTGGACCTCTCCCCGGCCTCCTCCCTGGAGGCGGCTCTCGCCCGCGTGCGTGCCTTCGCGGCTGCCCGTCCGCAGGACACCGTGCTGCTCGGGCACGGTTGGGACGCCTCGCGCTGGCCCGAGGGCCGCCCGCCCCGACGGGACGAACTCGACGAGGCGACCGGCGGCCGTCCCCTCTACCTCAGCCGGATCGACGTCCACTCGGCCGTGGTCACCACCGCCCTGCTGGAACGGGCACCGGGGGCCCGGACCGAGGCGGGGTTCGCGCAGGACGGACCGCTCACCCGCGGAGCGCATCATCGCGTGCGCTCCGCGGCGTTCGCAGCCGTGACGCCCGCCCAGCGGGCCGAGGCCCAGCGGACCGCCCTCGCGCACGCCGCCTCCCTGGGCATCGGCTCGCTCCACGAGTGCGGGGGACCGGACATCTCCTCCGAGGACGACTTCACGGACCTGCTGCGACTCGCCGCCGCGGAGCCCGGCCCCCGGGTCGTCGGCTACTGGGCCGAGCAGGACGTCGACAAAGCCCGGCAGCTGGGCGCGATCGGCGCCGCCGGAGACCTGTTCGTCGACGGCGCCCTCGGCTCCCACACCGCCTGTCTGCACGGTCCCTACGACGACGCCGACCACACCGGCACCGCCTACCTGGAGGCCGCCGAGGTCGCCGCACACGTGGTGGCCTGCACCGAGGCCGGTCTCCAGGCCGGGTTCCACGCCATCGGTGACGCCGCGGTGACCGCCGTCGTCGACGGAATGCGCGCCGCCGCGGACAAGGTCGGCCTCGCTCGTGTCCGCGCCGCCCGCCACCGCGTCGAACACGCCGAGATGCTCACGCCCGAGACGATCGCCGCCTTCGCCGAGCTGGGCCTCACCGCCTCGGTCCAGCCCGCCTTCGACGCCCTGTGGGGCGGCGACGAGGGCATGTACGCCCAGCGGCTCGGCGTCGAGCGGGCCCGCACCCTGAACCCCTTCGCGGCCCTGCTGCGCGCCGGTGTCCCCCTGGCCTTCGGCTCCGACAGCCCGGTCACCCCCCTCGACCCGTGGGGCACGGTCCGGGCCGCCGCCTTCCACCGGACCCCCGCCCACCGGGTGTCCGCACGCGCCGCGTTCACGGCCCACACGCGCGGCGGCTGGCGTGCGATCGGCCGGGACGACGCGGGCGTCCTGGTCCCGGGCGCGCCCGCCGACTACGCGGTCTGGCGCACGGACGAACTGGTCGTCCAGGCGCCCGACGACCGGGTCGCCCGCTGGTCCACCGACCCCCGCTCCGGGACCCCCGGACTGCCGGACCTGACCCCCGGCGGGGAACTCCCCTTGTGCCTGCGCACCGTGGTGGACGGCCGCACCGTGTTCCTGCGGCCGAGCGAGTGA
- a CDS encoding polyprenol monophosphomannose synthase, whose product MNDGDGTLAAQDRGRQFGPLGTALVIIPTYNEAENIKTIVGRVREAVPEAHVLVADDNSPDGTGKLADELAAGDEQVRVLHRKGKEGLGAAYLAGFRWGLENGYGVLIEMDADGSHQPEELPRLLTALKNADLVLGSRWVPGGRVVNWPRSREVISRGGSLYSRLALDLPLRDITGGYRAFRRETLEGLGLEEVASQGYCFQVDLARRAVRAGFHVVEVPITFVEREHGDSKMSRDILVEALWRVTAWGVGERVGRITGRSTGRTERPQPPSKPSRGETGPGGEAKSGGDATLRGDG is encoded by the coding sequence GTGAACGACGGCGACGGGACCCTCGCGGCACAGGACCGGGGGAGGCAGTTCGGTCCGCTCGGCACGGCCTTGGTGATCATCCCGACCTACAACGAGGCGGAGAACATCAAGACCATCGTCGGCCGGGTGCGCGAGGCCGTCCCCGAGGCTCATGTCCTCGTGGCCGACGACAACAGCCCCGACGGCACCGGCAAGCTCGCCGACGAGCTGGCCGCCGGTGACGAACAGGTCCGGGTGCTGCACCGCAAGGGCAAGGAAGGGCTCGGCGCGGCCTATCTCGCGGGCTTCCGCTGGGGCCTGGAGAACGGCTACGGCGTACTGATCGAGATGGACGCCGACGGCTCCCACCAGCCCGAGGAGCTGCCCCGCCTGCTCACCGCGCTGAAGAACGCCGACCTGGTCCTGGGCTCCCGCTGGGTGCCCGGCGGCCGGGTGGTGAACTGGCCCAGGTCCCGCGAGGTCATCTCCCGCGGCGGCAGCCTGTACTCCCGCCTCGCCCTCGACCTCCCGCTGCGCGACATCACCGGCGGCTACCGCGCCTTCCGCCGCGAGACCCTGGAGGGCCTCGGCCTCGAGGAGGTCGCCTCCCAGGGCTACTGCTTCCAGGTCGACCTGGCGCGCCGCGCCGTCAGGGCCGGCTTCCATGTCGTCGAGGTGCCCATCACCTTCGTCGAACGCGAACACGGCGACTCCAAGATGAGCCGCGACATCCTCGTCGAGGCCCTGTGGCGGGTCACGGCCTGGGGTGTGGGGGAGCGGGTCGGCAGGATAACGGGCCGGAGCACCGGCCGGACGGAGCGTCCGCAGCCGCCCTCCAAGCCGTCCCGAGGCGAGACCGGGCCCGGCGGCGAGGCGAAGTCCGGCGGCGACGCCACCCTCCGGGGCGACGGCTGA
- the fxsA gene encoding FxsA family membrane protein: protein MTTGSPTPVYPTPAQPAGRPRRSRLRTYLPLGLAAWLVLEIWLLTVVAGATSGPVVLLLLVAGFVLGAVVIKRAGRRAFQNLNEALQRGTAPRRGGGNGLMMLGGLLLMIPGLASDAIGLLLLLPPVQKAVSGYGERKLREAAGTPGTLGDAFQQARIHRPDGKVVQGEVIRDDR, encoded by the coding sequence ATGACGACTGGCTCTCCGACCCCCGTGTACCCGACTCCCGCCCAGCCCGCCGGCCGGCCCCGGCGCTCGCGCCTGCGGACGTACCTGCCGCTGGGGCTCGCCGCGTGGCTGGTGCTGGAGATCTGGCTGCTGACCGTGGTGGCGGGCGCGACGAGCGGTCCGGTGGTCCTCCTGCTCCTCGTCGCCGGTTTCGTCCTCGGAGCCGTGGTGATCAAGCGGGCGGGGCGCAGGGCCTTCCAGAACCTGAACGAGGCCCTCCAGCGCGGCACGGCTCCCCGTCGGGGCGGCGGCAATGGCCTCATGATGCTCGGCGGTCTCCTCCTGATGATCCCGGGGCTGGCCTCCGACGCCATCGGTCTGCTCCTGCTGCTTCCGCCGGTCCAGAAGGCGGTCAGCGGCTATGGGGAGCGCAAGCTGAGGGAGGCCGCGGGCACGCCCGGCACCCTGGGTGACGCGTTCCAGCAGGCCCGCATCCACCGCCCGGACGGCAAGGTGGTGCAGGGCGAGGTCATCAGGGACGACCGGTGA
- a CDS encoding RNA polymerase-binding protein RbpA, with protein MSERALRGTRLVVTSYETDRGIDLAPRQAVEYACEKGHRFEMPFSVEAEIPPEWECKVCGAPALLVDGDGPEEKKAKPARTHWDMLMERRTREELEEVLEERLAVLRSGAMNLAVHPRDSRKSA; from the coding sequence ATGAGTGAGCGAGCTCTTCGCGGCACGCGCCTCGTGGTGACCAGCTACGAGACGGACCGCGGCATCGACCTGGCCCCGCGCCAGGCCGTGGAGTACGCATGCGAGAAGGGGCACCGCTTTGAGATGCCCTTCTCGGTCGAGGCGGAGATTCCGCCGGAGTGGGAGTGCAAGGTCTGTGGAGCCCCTGCACTCCTCGTGGACGGCGACGGCCCTGAGGAAAAGAAGGCCAAGCCCGCGCGTACGCATTGGGACATGCTGATGGAGCGGCGGACCCGCGAGGAACTCGAAGAGGTCCTCGAGGAGCGGCTGGCCGTTCTGCGGTCCGGGGCGATGAACCTTGCGGTGCATCCCCGCGACAGCCGCAAAAGCGCGTAG
- a CDS encoding MFS transporter, giving the protein MDIDTVRTAASDEAAERRREQRGWYFYDWACSVYSTSVLTVFLGPYLTSVAKHAADAYGYVHPLGVPVRAGSFFAYSVSLSVIVAVLVMPLVGAAADRSGRKKPLLGAAAYVGAAATTGMFFLGGDRYLLGGALLIVANAAQSVAMMLYNSYLPQIAPPEERDAVSSRGWAFGYAAGSLVLVVNLVLYLAHDSFGVSESMAVRICLASAGLWWGGFTLVPLLRLRDRPAAARETTARTERAARTAPGLRQLVATVRDMRRHPLTLAFLLAYLIYNDGIQTVISQASVYGSEELGLSQSTLIGAVLLVQVLAVAGALGMGALARTYGAKRTILGSLAAWTLTLGAGYFLPAGAPIGFFLLASAIGLVLGGSQALSRSLFSHLVPPGKEAEYFSAYEMSDRGMSWLGPLLFGVTYQLTGSYRDAIISLVIFFVVGFLLLARVPVRQAIGDAGNPVPERI; this is encoded by the coding sequence GTGGACATCGACACCGTGCGGACGGCGGCGTCCGACGAGGCCGCCGAACGGCGGCGCGAGCAGCGCGGCTGGTACTTCTACGACTGGGCGTGCTCCGTCTACTCGACGAGCGTGCTCACCGTTTTCCTCGGCCCGTACCTGACGTCGGTCGCCAAACACGCGGCGGACGCGTACGGATACGTGCATCCGCTGGGCGTCCCGGTGCGCGCGGGCTCCTTCTTCGCCTACTCGGTGTCCCTGTCGGTGATCGTGGCCGTCCTGGTGATGCCCCTGGTGGGCGCGGCCGCCGACCGCAGCGGCCGCAAGAAGCCCCTGCTGGGCGCCGCCGCCTACGTAGGCGCAGCGGCCACGACCGGCATGTTCTTCCTGGGCGGCGACCGCTATCTGCTGGGGGGCGCGCTGCTGATCGTGGCGAACGCGGCCCAGTCGGTGGCGATGATGCTCTACAACTCCTATCTGCCGCAGATCGCCCCGCCCGAGGAGCGCGACGCGGTCTCCTCCCGGGGCTGGGCCTTCGGCTACGCGGCGGGCTCGCTGGTCCTGGTCGTCAACCTGGTGCTCTACCTGGCCCACGACTCCTTCGGCGTCTCCGAGTCGATGGCCGTGCGGATCTGCCTGGCCTCGGCGGGCCTGTGGTGGGGCGGCTTCACGCTCGTCCCTCTGCTGCGGCTGCGCGACCGGCCGGCCGCCGCGCGGGAGACGACCGCCCGCACCGAACGGGCGGCCCGGACGGCGCCGGGCCTGCGCCAGCTCGTGGCGACGGTCCGCGACATGCGGCGTCACCCGCTGACCCTCGCTTTCCTCCTCGCCTACCTGATCTACAACGACGGCATCCAGACCGTGATCTCCCAGGCCTCGGTCTACGGCTCCGAGGAACTCGGCCTCAGCCAGTCCACGCTGATCGGGGCCGTCCTGCTGGTGCAGGTGCTGGCCGTGGCGGGCGCGCTGGGCATGGGCGCCCTGGCCCGTACGTACGGGGCGAAGCGCACGATCCTGGGCTCGCTGGCGGCCTGGACGCTCACGCTGGGCGCCGGGTACTTCCTGCCGGCCGGGGCGCCGATCGGCTTCTTCCTGCTGGCGTCCGCGATCGGACTGGTCCTGGGCGGCAGTCAGGCGCTGTCCCGGTCCCTCTTCTCCCACCTGGTCCCGCCCGGCAAGGAGGCCGAGTACTTCTCGGCGTACGAGATGAGCGACCGCGGCATGAGCTGGCTCGGCCCTCTCCTCTTCGGGGTCACGTACCAACTGACGGGCAGCTACCGCGACGCGATCATCTCGCTCGTGATCTTCTTCGTCGTCGGGTTTCTCCTGCTCGCACGGGTACCGGTACGGCAGGCGATCGGCGACGCGGGGAATCCGGTGCCCGAGAGGATTTAG
- a CDS encoding glycerophosphodiester phosphodiesterase: MTSSPRHPYLDHPGPIPFAHRGGAADGLENTAAQFRCAVEAGYRYMETDVHATRDGRLVAFHDATLDRVTDSEGRIADLLWADVRHARVAGKEPVPLFEELLETFPEVRWNVDLKAEPALHPLLNLIARTRAWNRVCVGSFSEARVVRAQRLAGPRLATSYGTRGVLNLRLRSWGVPAALRRSAVAAQVPEAQSGIQVVDRRFVRTAHARGLQVHVWTINDPDRMHRLLDLGVDGIMTDHIDTLREVMEDRGVWV; the protein is encoded by the coding sequence GTGACCAGCTCCCCACGCCACCCGTACCTGGACCATCCGGGACCCATCCCCTTCGCCCACCGCGGTGGAGCCGCGGACGGCCTGGAGAACACCGCGGCGCAGTTCCGGTGCGCGGTCGAGGCGGGCTACCGCTACATGGAGACCGATGTCCACGCCACGCGCGACGGCCGGCTCGTCGCCTTCCACGACGCGACGCTCGACCGGGTGACCGACAGCGAGGGCCGGATCGCCGACCTCCTGTGGGCGGACGTGAGGCACGCGCGCGTGGCGGGCAAGGAGCCGGTGCCGCTCTTCGAGGAGCTGCTGGAGACCTTCCCCGAGGTGCGCTGGAACGTGGACCTCAAAGCGGAGCCCGCGCTGCACCCCCTGCTCAACCTGATCGCCCGCACGCGCGCGTGGAACCGGGTCTGCGTCGGCTCGTTCTCCGAGGCCCGCGTGGTGCGGGCGCAGCGGCTGGCAGGGCCGCGCCTGGCGACGTCGTACGGGACCCGGGGTGTGCTCAACCTGCGGCTGCGGTCCTGGGGGGTACCGGCGGCGCTGCGCCGCTCGGCGGTCGCCGCGCAGGTGCCCGAGGCCCAGTCGGGCATCCAGGTCGTGGACCGTCGCTTCGTACGGACCGCCCACGCGCGCGGCCTTCAGGTGCATGTGTGGACGATCAACGATCCCGATCGGATGCACCGCCTCCTGGACCTGGGAGTCGATGGCATCATGACCGATCACATCGACACGTTGCGCGAGGTCATGGAGGACCGGGGCGTCTGGGTCTGA
- the yczE gene encoding membrane protein YczE: MSEPPPRESPPRDPNGHLARRLVQLYVGLALYGASSALLVRAGLGLEPWNVLHQGLAELTGLTIGVVSIFVGAAVLLLWIPLRQRPGLGTVSNVFVVGLAMDGTLAYVPQAHGLAVQVPLLLTGIVLNGAATGLYIAASFGPGPRDGLMTGLHRRTGRSIRLMRTGVEVAVVVTGFALGGTLGPGTLLYAVTIGPLAQLFLRLFALPTASAGSTVVATGTPQGAILRP, from the coding sequence TTGTCCGAGCCACCGCCGCGGGAATCACCTCCACGGGACCCGAACGGCCACCTCGCCCGTCGGCTGGTCCAGCTCTACGTCGGCCTCGCGCTCTACGGCGCCAGCTCGGCCCTGCTGGTCCGGGCGGGCCTCGGCCTCGAGCCCTGGAACGTGCTGCACCAGGGTCTGGCCGAACTCACCGGCCTGACGATCGGCGTCGTGTCGATCTTCGTGGGCGCGGCAGTACTGCTGCTGTGGATCCCGCTGCGCCAGCGTCCGGGCCTCGGCACCGTCTCCAACGTCTTCGTCGTCGGCCTCGCGATGGACGGCACACTCGCGTACGTCCCGCAGGCGCACGGCCTCGCCGTCCAGGTGCCGCTGCTGCTGACCGGGATCGTCCTCAACGGGGCGGCCACCGGCCTCTACATAGCGGCCTCCTTCGGGCCGGGTCCGCGCGACGGTCTGATGACGGGACTGCACCGGCGTACCGGGCGCTCGATCCGGCTGATGCGGACGGGGGTCGAGGTGGCGGTCGTGGTGACCGGGTTCGCCCTGGGCGGCACCCTGGGCCCGGGCACGCTGCTCTACGCGGTGACGATCGGACCGCTCGCCCAGCTCTTCCTGCGGTTGTTCGCCCTGCCCACGGCATCGGCCGGCAGCACGGTCGTTGCCACCGGGACACCCCAGGGAGCCATACTGCGTCCGTGA
- a CDS encoding SCO1417 family MocR-like transcription factor — MAQWTSAVGAAQLARLLKSQQDRPAGPGSRRPPAYRALADGVRLLVLEGRVPVAARLPAERELALSLSVSRTTVAAAYEALRAEGFLESRRGAGSWTAVPAGNPVPARGLEPLPPEALGSIIDLGCAALPAPEPWLTRAVRGALEELPPYAHTHGDYPAGLPALRSMIAERYTARGIPTMPEQIMVTTGAMGAIDAICHLFGGRGERIAVESPSYANILQLMREAGARLVPVAMAEGLAGWDMDRWRQVLREAAPRIAYVVADFHNPTGALADEDQRRRLVEAARSAGTVLVADETMSELWLEDDVEMPRPVCGFDPAGSTVITVGSASKAFWAGMRIGWVRAAPDVIRSLVAARAYADLGTPVLEQLAVNWLFSTGGWEQAVELRRRQARENRDDLVAAVRRELPEWEFAVPRGGLTLWVRAGGLSGSRLAEAGERVGLRVPSGPRFGVDGAFEGYVRLPFTVGGAVAEEAAARLAAAARIVESGGTVGGEGPRTFVA; from the coding sequence ATGGCGCAGTGGACCTCTGCGGTGGGAGCCGCACAGCTTGCGCGACTTCTCAAGTCCCAGCAGGACCGCCCGGCGGGCCCGGGCTCGCGCCGTCCACCGGCCTACCGCGCGCTCGCCGACGGCGTCCGGCTGCTGGTGCTGGAAGGCCGCGTCCCCGTCGCCGCACGCCTGCCCGCGGAACGCGAACTGGCGCTTTCCCTGTCCGTCAGCCGGACTACCGTCGCCGCCGCCTACGAGGCGCTGCGCGCGGAAGGGTTCCTGGAGTCCCGGCGCGGCGCGGGCAGCTGGACGGCCGTCCCGGCCGGCAACCCGGTGCCGGCGCGCGGTCTGGAGCCCCTGCCCCCCGAGGCGCTCGGCTCGATCATCGACCTGGGCTGCGCGGCCCTGCCCGCGCCCGAGCCCTGGCTCACCCGTGCCGTGCGGGGCGCGCTGGAGGAACTGCCCCCGTACGCCCACACGCACGGCGACTATCCGGCGGGTCTGCCCGCGCTGCGGTCGATGATCGCCGAGCGGTACACCGCGCGCGGGATCCCGACGATGCCCGAGCAGATCATGGTCACCACCGGCGCGATGGGCGCGATCGACGCCATCTGCCATCTGTTCGGCGGGCGTGGCGAGCGCATCGCCGTCGAGTCGCCCTCCTACGCCAACATCCTTCAGCTGATGCGGGAGGCGGGCGCGCGTCTGGTGCCCGTCGCGATGGCCGAGGGGCTGGCCGGCTGGGACATGGACCGCTGGCGCCAGGTCCTGCGCGAGGCCGCGCCGCGTATCGCGTACGTCGTCGCCGACTTCCACAACCCGACCGGCGCGCTCGCCGACGAGGACCAGCGGCGGCGGCTCGTGGAGGCGGCCCGGTCCGCCGGGACGGTGCTGGTCGCCGACGAGACCATGAGCGAGCTGTGGCTGGAGGACGACGTCGAGATGCCGCGGCCCGTGTGCGGCTTCGACCCCGCCGGGTCCACCGTGATCACGGTCGGGTCCGCGAGCAAGGCCTTCTGGGCGGGGATGCGCATCGGCTGGGTGCGGGCGGCCCCGGACGTCATCCGCAGTCTCGTCGCGGCGCGCGCCTACGCCGACCTGGGCACGCCGGTGCTGGAGCAGCTGGCGGTCAACTGGCTGTTCAGCACCGGCGGCTGGGAGCAGGCAGTCGAACTGCGCCGCCGCCAGGCCAGGGAGAACCGCGACGACCTGGTCGCGGCGGTGCGCCGGGAGCTTCCGGAGTGGGAGTTCGCCGTACCCCGGGGCGGGCTGACGCTGTGGGTGCGGGCCGGGGGGCTCTCCGGTTCGCGGCTCGCCGAGGCGGGGGAGCGGGTGGGGCTGAGGGTGCCGTCCGGGCCGCGCTTCGGCGTCGACGGCGCCTTCGAGGGGTATGTGCGGCTGCCGTTCACCGTGGGGGGCGCGGTGGCGGAGGAGGCGGCGGCACGGCTGGCCGCCGCCGCACGGATCGTGGAGAGCGGAGGGACGGTGGGCGGCGAGGGGCCGCGCACGTTCGTCGCGTGA
- a CDS encoding ATP-binding cassette domain-containing protein — MVRRPLPSILSTGSAQFARSRELARTAADSATDVLHPLITITRGLRRLASAGRRRWAETPRDRRGPLLFLVASSILVVVLVPYGPLLAVITLMAAAAWQGRDRTPPAPDGPDESQIQRLHVLYEALVPHFSTADDPSPMYAHGGDWEDVFPTLEFDDSGRVALLVIRYPAYFPDGEAAPRARIEQLLAAKSGRGREYLFDWDEEGNELTLSVLSPLPTDIAAQRFVTAPGETVLGFTDPSGVQRTLPLTHGEDLCDVPPVVWRTGIRSTEPHLLAVGRPGSGTSTLLRCIALQALEQGDVLVIEGGGTGEYACLAGREGVLGVEVGLAGALAALEWAAHETERRLVAANHARQAGDPPPDDTKHPLWILLDRPTAFTHLADAEGHKDPQTLLQTPLRHGRAAGVTVVVAEQFDALDSLSDAVRQHTRARVVLGPASRQQLETVLGAPPHTTPVDDVPSGRGYARLGSGPVHRLQVPATPDPYDDATSDAHRQAVLDLLPPRSAPAGTDVLPVTAEPVIADPVAAQPATAAAPDTPLAKRGAADTLLVKPVVLDTALAEPVTAEPVAAKPVTAEAAVADAEMADKEAVGAEQVSSTGG, encoded by the coding sequence GTGGTCCGGCGCCCCCTTCCCAGCATCCTGAGCACAGGCAGCGCACAGTTCGCCCGGAGCCGGGAGCTGGCCCGGACGGCGGCCGACAGCGCCACCGATGTCCTCCATCCGCTGATCACGATCACCCGCGGACTGCGCCGACTGGCCTCGGCCGGGCGGCGCAGGTGGGCCGAGACCCCCAGGGACAGGCGCGGACCGCTCCTGTTCCTTGTGGCCTCCTCGATCCTGGTCGTGGTGCTGGTGCCGTACGGCCCGCTGCTCGCCGTCATCACCCTGATGGCGGCAGCGGCCTGGCAGGGCAGGGACCGCACCCCACCGGCTCCCGACGGCCCCGACGAGTCGCAGATCCAGCGGCTCCACGTGCTCTACGAGGCCCTGGTCCCGCACTTCTCGACGGCGGACGACCCCTCTCCCATGTACGCCCACGGCGGCGACTGGGAGGACGTCTTCCCGACGCTGGAGTTCGACGACTCGGGCCGCGTGGCCCTCCTCGTGATCCGCTACCCGGCGTACTTCCCGGACGGCGAGGCCGCCCCGCGCGCACGGATCGAGCAGCTGCTGGCTGCGAAGTCCGGCCGTGGCCGCGAATACCTCTTCGACTGGGACGAGGAGGGCAACGAACTCACGCTCAGTGTCCTGTCCCCCCTTCCCACCGACATTGCCGCCCAGCGCTTCGTCACCGCCCCCGGCGAGACGGTCCTGGGCTTCACCGACCCCTCGGGTGTCCAGCGCACGCTCCCCCTCACCCACGGTGAGGACCTGTGCGACGTCCCGCCGGTCGTCTGGCGCACCGGCATCCGCTCCACCGAACCGCACCTGCTGGCGGTCGGCCGGCCCGGCAGCGGCACCTCCACCCTCCTGCGCTGCATCGCCCTCCAGGCCCTGGAGCAGGGCGACGTCCTGGTGATCGAGGGGGGCGGCACCGGCGAGTACGCCTGCCTCGCCGGCCGGGAGGGCGTCCTGGGCGTCGAGGTCGGGCTGGCCGGGGCACTGGCCGCGCTGGAGTGGGCCGCTCACGAGACGGAGCGCCGGCTCGTCGCCGCCAACCACGCCCGGCAGGCGGGCGACCCGCCCCCGGACGACACCAAACACCCGCTGTGGATCCTTCTGGACCGCCCCACCGCCTTCACCCACCTGGCCGACGCCGAGGGCCACAAGGATCCGCAGACCCTCCTCCAGACCCCCCTGCGGCACGGCCGTGCGGCCGGGGTCACGGTGGTCGTGGCCGAGCAGTTCGACGCGCTGGACTCCCTGAGCGACGCGGTACGGCAGCACACCCGCGCGCGGGTGGTGCTCGGACCGGCGTCGAGGCAGCAGCTGGAGACGGTCCTCGGCGCACCCCCGCACACCACGCCCGTCGACGACGTCCCGTCGGGGCGGGGGTACGCCCGGCTCGGATCCGGTCCGGTGCACCGGCTCCAGGTGCCGGCGACTCCGGACCCGTACGACGACGCGACGAGCGACGCGCATCGGCAGGCGGTGCTGGACCTCCTGCCGCCGCGCTCCGCACCGGCCGGCACCGACGTCCTGCCGGTGACGGCCGAGCCCGTGATCGCGGACCCGGTCGCCGCGCAACCCGCGACCGCCGCCGCCCCGGACACACCGCTCGCCAAACGCGGGGCCGCGGACACCCTCCTCGTGAAACCCGTCGTCCTGGACACCGCCCTCGCCGAACCCGTGACCGCCGAACCGGTGGCCGCCAAACCCGTGACTGCGGAAGCAGCGGTCGCGGACGCCGAGATGGCGGACAAGGAAGCCGTGGGCGCGGAGCAGGTGTCGAGTACGGGCGGGTGA
- a CDS encoding ankyrin repeat domain-containing protein: protein MSEAPDPEVVELATKIFDLARRGQTEELVEYVDAGVPANLTNDRGDSLVMLAAYHGHAEAVRALLARGAEADRINDRGQTPLAGAAFKGETDVVKVLLEAGADPSQGTPSAVDTARMFGRTELLDLFGGP from the coding sequence ATGAGCGAAGCCCCCGACCCCGAGGTCGTGGAGCTGGCGACCAAGATCTTCGATCTGGCCCGCCGCGGGCAGACCGAGGAGCTCGTGGAGTACGTCGACGCGGGCGTTCCGGCCAACCTCACCAACGACCGCGGCGACTCCCTCGTGATGCTCGCCGCCTATCACGGCCACGCCGAGGCGGTCCGGGCCCTGCTGGCCCGCGGCGCCGAGGCCGACCGGATCAACGACCGGGGCCAGACCCCGCTCGCCGGCGCGGCCTTCAAGGGCGAGACGGACGTCGTCAAGGTGCTGCTCGAGGCCGGCGCGGACCCGTCCCAGGGAACGCCCTCGGCCGTGGACACCGCTCGCATGTTCGGCAGGACGGAACTGCTCGACCTGTTCGGCGGCCCCTGA